One Ailuropoda melanoleuca isolate Jingjing unplaced genomic scaffold, ASM200744v2 unplaced-scaffold2250, whole genome shotgun sequence DNA window includes the following coding sequences:
- the LOC100473841 gene encoding zinc finger protein 280B: protein MEQPCMLCEEEQEPEPESEPEPQQNVEETKKVDGEDAELIFVGVEHVNDDAELIFVGVTSNSKPVVSNILNRVTPGSCSRRKKYGHLRKGSAHKLQPISHVTPISEAVTALPVSESESRSTDSPIIIEPLCKPDYKNNSPQVVPNSSSELCSPLITFASSLQHPVGAALSVGGVNKSTCISKQLSTVEGNDINPKRPKLSDGIIGGHASALSPSGIFHTMTSQQSTLSNSVHTSLSHVQNGAPFPTAFPKDSVHFKPINPVKENRPAKTDFLSLASQNQIVDPKKGSLVILLHDFYYGQHKGDGQPEQKTHTTFKCLSCLKVLKNVKFMNHMKHHLEFEKQRGDSWESHTTCQHCHRQFPTPFQLQCHIESVHTTQEPSTVCKICELSFKTDQVLLQHMKDNHKPGEMPYVCQVCNYRSSAFADVETHFRKCHENTKNLLCPFCLKIFKTATPYMCHYRGHWEKSVHQCSKCRLQFLTFKEKMEHKTQCHQMFKKPEQLEGLPPETKVVIQVSLGPLQPGSVEVASITVSTSDSEPSPARSKSRISKKPH from the coding sequence atggagCAGCCATGTATGTTATGTGAGGAAGAACAAGAACCAGAGCCAGAGTCAGAACCAGAACCACAGCAGAACgtagaagaaaccaaaaaagtaGATGGTGAGGATGCTGAGCTGATCTTTGTTGGGGTGGAACACGTAAATGACGATGCTGAGCTGATCTTTGTTGGGGTGACTTCAAATTCAAAACCAGTTGTTTCAAACATTTTGAACAGAGTCACCCCAGGTTCATGttcaaggagaaaaaagtatGGTCACCTCAGAAAAGGATCTGCTCATAAATTGCAACCTATAAGTCATGTGACCCCTATATCAGAAGCAGTGACTGCCTTGCCAGTTTCTGAATCTGAATCAAGATCAACAGATAGTCCCATTATTATTGAGCCCTTGTGTAaacctgattataaaaataactcacCACAAGTCGTGCCTAATAGCTCTTCAGAGTTATGTTCTCCTTTGATTACATTCGCAAGTTCATTACAGCATCCAGTAGGAGCAGCACTTTCTGTAGGAGGTGTGAATAAAAGTACTTGCATATCAAAGCAACTTTCCACTGTTGAAGGAAATGACATAAATCCCAAAAGACCTAAACTCAGTGATGGAATCATAGGGGGACATGCTTCAGCTTTGTCCCCTTCAGGTATCTTTCATACAATGACTTCGCAGCAAAGCACACTCTCAAACAGTGTTCATACCTCATTAAGCCATGTTCAGAATGGAGCACCTTTTCCAACAGCTTTTCCAAAGGACAGTGTCCATTTCAAGCCTATAAATCCTGTTAAGGAAAACAGACCAGCAAAAACAGACTTTTTGAGTCTAGCAAGTCAAAACCAGATTGTCGATCCCAAGAAAGGAAGTCTGGTCATATTACTTCATGACTTTTATTATGGGCAACATAAAGGAGATGGTCAGCCAGAACAGAAGACTCACACAACCTTTAAATGCCTCAGCTGCTTGAAAGTTCTGAAAAATGTCAAGTTTATGAATCATATGAAGCACCatttggaatttgagaaacagaggGGTGACAGCTGGGAAAGCCACACCACGTGCCAGCACTGCCACCGACAGTTTCCCACTCCCTTCCAGCTGCAGTGTCACATTGAAAGTGTACACACTACCCAGGAGCCTTCTACTGTCTGTAAAATTTGCGAATTGTCATTCAAAACAGATCAGGTTCTCTTACAGCACATGAAGGACAATCATAAGCCTGGTGAAATGCCCTATGTGTGCCAGGTTTGCAATTACAGATCATCAGCCTTTGCTGATGTGGAAACACATTTCAGAAAATGCCATGAAAACACTAAGAATTTGCTCTGTCCATTTTGTctcaaaattttcaaaactgCAACACCATACATGTGTCATTATAGGGGACACTGGGAAAAGAGTGTTCACCAGTGTTCAAAATGCCGGCTGCAGTTTTTAACTTTCAAGGAGAAAATGGAGCACAAGACCCAGTGTCATCAAATGTTTAAGAAGCCTGAGCAACTAGAGGGATTGCCCCCTGAAACAAAGGTTGTTATTCAAGTGTCACTGGGGCCTCTTCAACCAGGATCAGTGGAAGTAGCATCCATTACTGTGAGCACGTCTGATTCTGAACCATCACCCGCCAGGTCTAAAAGTAGAATTTCAAAAAAACCTCATTAA